One Stigmatella aurantiaca genomic region harbors:
- the ptsP gene encoding phosphoenolpyruvate--protein phosphotransferase, with translation MSTLKPAGAAASQTLSKLQLAAPIAGWATVLEEVPDPAFAQRMVGDGIAVDPTSAELRSPCDGVVLSVHASRHACTLRTLTGAEILLHIGIDTVSLRGEGFTPHVSEGQSVRTGEPLISFDMDLLARKARSLMTVMVVANGDAYTVTHRVQNRSVATGEPLLEISGGELAAQAETGTETAECRVRLLIPHGLHARPAAAFVRHARPYPGTIHVGLKGRSANGKSVVALMGLGAHHGDTLTLSVRGGRAAQVAQELAEQVTLGLGDAVRPLAEPSAAPAEKAPGVAVAPAQPFAPGTEVLLKGTLAAAGLAVGQAVRVNEEEPALSQQGRGPQEEERRLAEALAGVRRDIEALLQTEGKGSAARTEIFQAHLALLDDPEFTGAAGQGIAIGQSAEWAWKAAIEKHVQVLHSLADPLLQERMGDLRDIGRRVIASLTGQDGARVPANLPPGAILVANELLPSDLAAVPPGRLAALCTARGGPTSHVAILAAGMGIPAVVALGEGVLRVPPGAPLIVNGDRGEVHVHPPEAARESTQNTLRARAARRKTDLATAHEDCRTSDGVRIEVFANLGRPGDAASAAAQGAEGCGLLRSEFLFLERLTAPSEDEQAAQYQESATGLQNRPLIIRTLDVGGDKPLAYLPLPAEENPVLGLRGVRVSLRYPELLRTQVRAILRVKPEGVCRILVPMITSAHELQAVRAVVEQERRALGYAAPVLVGAMVEVPVAAVLADRLAVHADFLSIGTNDLTQYALAMDRGNAYLAPQLDSLHPGVLRLVAQTVEGASKHGRPVAVCGGIASDPQAAPLLIGLGVTELSATPAVIPGLKAFIRTLSLAQCQEAARAALELTNGDEVRALVARTWQSQ, from the coding sequence ATGTCCACGCTAAAGCCCGCCGGGGCCGCGGCCTCGCAGACCCTCTCCAAGCTGCAGCTCGCCGCCCCCATCGCCGGGTGGGCCACGGTGCTGGAGGAGGTGCCGGATCCCGCCTTCGCCCAGCGCATGGTGGGAGACGGCATCGCGGTGGACCCGACTTCGGCGGAGCTCCGCTCCCCCTGTGATGGCGTCGTGCTCTCGGTCCACGCCTCCCGCCACGCGTGCACGCTGCGGACCCTCACCGGCGCGGAGATCCTGCTCCACATCGGCATCGACACCGTCAGCCTGCGCGGCGAGGGCTTCACCCCGCACGTGAGCGAGGGCCAGAGCGTCCGGACCGGTGAGCCGCTCATCTCCTTTGATATGGACCTGCTGGCGCGCAAGGCCCGCAGCCTCATGACGGTCATGGTGGTGGCCAACGGGGATGCCTACACCGTCACCCACCGGGTGCAGAACCGCTCCGTGGCCACGGGCGAGCCGCTCCTGGAGATCTCCGGTGGCGAGCTGGCCGCGCAGGCCGAGACGGGCACCGAGACGGCGGAGTGCCGGGTGCGGCTGCTCATCCCCCACGGCCTGCATGCCCGCCCCGCCGCCGCCTTCGTGCGGCACGCCCGGCCCTACCCGGGCACCATCCACGTCGGGCTCAAGGGCCGCTCCGCCAACGGCAAGAGCGTGGTCGCGCTCATGGGCCTCGGGGCCCACCACGGGGACACGCTGACCCTCTCCGTCCGGGGCGGCCGGGCCGCGCAAGTGGCCCAGGAGCTGGCCGAGCAGGTCACCCTCGGCCTGGGCGATGCCGTGCGGCCCCTGGCCGAGCCCTCCGCCGCCCCCGCGGAGAAGGCGCCCGGGGTGGCGGTGGCGCCCGCCCAGCCCTTCGCACCGGGCACGGAGGTGCTGCTCAAGGGCACCCTGGCCGCCGCGGGGCTCGCGGTGGGCCAGGCGGTCCGGGTGAACGAGGAGGAGCCCGCGCTCTCCCAGCAGGGCCGGGGCCCGCAGGAGGAGGAGCGGCGCCTGGCGGAGGCCCTCGCGGGCGTGCGCCGGGACATCGAGGCCCTGCTCCAGACCGAGGGCAAGGGGAGCGCGGCGCGGACGGAAATCTTCCAGGCCCATCTGGCCCTGCTCGACGACCCGGAGTTCACCGGGGCCGCGGGCCAGGGCATCGCCATTGGGCAGAGCGCGGAGTGGGCATGGAAAGCGGCCATCGAGAAGCATGTCCAGGTGCTGCACAGCCTCGCGGATCCGCTCCTGCAGGAGCGCATGGGCGATCTGCGAGACATCGGCCGGAGGGTCATCGCCTCGCTGACGGGACAGGATGGCGCGCGCGTCCCCGCAAACCTTCCCCCGGGTGCGATCCTCGTCGCGAACGAGTTGTTGCCCTCCGACCTGGCGGCGGTCCCCCCGGGCCGTCTGGCGGCGCTCTGCACGGCGCGCGGTGGCCCCACCTCGCATGTCGCCATCCTGGCGGCGGGCATGGGCATTCCGGCGGTGGTGGCGCTGGGAGAGGGTGTCCTCCGGGTTCCCCCCGGTGCCCCGTTGATCGTCAATGGGGACCGGGGCGAGGTGCACGTCCATCCCCCCGAGGCGGCGCGGGAGTCCACCCAGAACACCCTGCGCGCCCGTGCGGCCCGCAGGAAGACGGACCTCGCGACGGCCCATGAGGACTGCCGCACGTCGGACGGCGTGCGCATCGAGGTGTTCGCCAACCTGGGCCGCCCCGGCGACGCGGCCTCCGCCGCCGCCCAGGGCGCCGAGGGCTGTGGCCTGCTGCGCAGCGAGTTCCTCTTCCTGGAGCGGCTCACCGCGCCCAGCGAGGACGAGCAGGCCGCCCAGTACCAGGAGAGCGCCACCGGCCTGCAGAACCGCCCGCTCATCATCCGCACGCTGGATGTCGGCGGCGACAAGCCGCTCGCGTACCTGCCGCTGCCCGCCGAGGAGAACCCGGTGCTTGGCCTGAGGGGCGTGCGCGTGTCGCTGCGCTACCCGGAGCTGCTGCGCACCCAGGTGCGCGCCATCCTCCGGGTGAAGCCCGAGGGGGTCTGCCGCATCCTGGTGCCCATGATTACCTCCGCGCACGAGCTGCAGGCGGTGCGGGCGGTGGTGGAGCAGGAGCGCCGGGCGCTGGGCTACGCCGCGCCGGTGCTCGTGGGCGCCATGGTGGAGGTGCCCGTCGCCGCGGTGCTGGCCGACCGGCTGGCGGTCCACGCCGACTTCCTTTCCATTGGCACGAACGACCTGACGCAGTACGCGCTGGCCATGGACCGCGGCAACGCGTACCTGGCGCCCCAGCTCGACAGCCTGCACCCGGGCGTCCTGCGCCTGGTGGCGCAGACGGTGGAGGGCGCGAGCAAGCACGGCCGGCCGGTGGCGGTGTGCGGTGGCATCGCCTCGGATCCGCAGGCGGCCCCGCTGCTCATCGGCCTGGGCGTCACGGAGCTGTCGGCCACCCCGGCCGTCATCCCCGGCCTCAAGGCCTTCATCCGCACGCTGTCCCTGGCCCAGTGCCAGGAGGCCGCGCGGGCGGCGTTGGAACTCACCAATGGTGACGAAGTGCGCGCACTCGTCGCCCGCACGTGGCAGAGCCAGTAA
- the nagE gene encoding N-acetylglucosamine-specific PTS transporter subunit IIBC: MQTNKFAGIQQLGRALMLPIAVLPIAGLLLRLGQDDLLGIPFVAAAGDAIFSNLGLLFAVGVAVGFARENHGAAGLAGAVGFFITVKGTDALVSVPPEVIGELTGAAKDLAIAGYKAKLAAKISMPAGILSGLLAGLLYNRFKDIKLPEYLAFFGGRRFVPIITSLACLVLAGLFGFGWPLFEAGLDGFSRHVFAAGKLGLFVYGFLNRLLIVTGLHHILNNIAWFILGDFNGVTGDLKRFFAGDPAAGATMAGFFPVMMFGLPAACLAMYHAAPKHNRAKVGGVLMSIALTSFLTGVTEPVEFAFMFLAPPLYLLHAVLTGLSAVIMDALNVKLGFGFSAGLFDYVLNYGKATNPILLLPIGAVYAVTYYAVFRVCIAKFNLKTLGREDEEVPAVSPVGLPVGPGLPAPALSRGGSYLKALGGAANVQTVDSCTTRLRLTVADNARVDEGALKALGARGVIRPAPGSVQVIIGPLAEQVANEVQEALRGGVSAPAAGASAEKTLAHAMLRALGGRANIQEIGTCTTRLRLVVVDNALVDESALKELGTRGVVKPSPGSVQVIIGPTAERVADELRLLIA; encoded by the coding sequence ATGCAGACCAATAAGTTCGCTGGAATCCAGCAGCTCGGGCGGGCCCTGATGCTGCCCATCGCGGTCCTTCCCATCGCCGGCCTCCTGTTGAGGCTCGGCCAGGACGACCTGCTCGGCATCCCCTTCGTGGCCGCCGCGGGCGATGCCATCTTCTCCAACCTCGGGCTGCTGTTCGCCGTGGGTGTGGCGGTGGGCTTCGCGCGCGAGAACCATGGCGCCGCGGGGCTCGCCGGCGCGGTGGGCTTCTTCATCACCGTCAAGGGCACCGACGCCCTGGTGAGCGTGCCGCCCGAGGTGATTGGGGAGCTGACGGGGGCCGCGAAGGACCTGGCCATCGCCGGCTACAAGGCCAAGCTCGCCGCGAAGATCAGCATGCCGGCCGGCATCCTGTCGGGCCTCCTCGCCGGGCTGCTGTACAACCGCTTCAAGGACATCAAGCTGCCGGAGTACCTGGCCTTCTTCGGCGGCCGCCGGTTCGTCCCCATCATCACCAGCCTCGCCTGCCTGGTGCTCGCGGGCCTGTTCGGCTTTGGCTGGCCCCTCTTCGAGGCGGGCCTGGATGGCTTCAGCCGCCACGTGTTCGCCGCCGGCAAGCTGGGCCTGTTCGTGTACGGCTTCCTCAACCGCCTGCTCATCGTCACCGGCCTGCACCACATCCTCAACAACATCGCCTGGTTCATCCTGGGCGACTTCAACGGGGTGACGGGTGACCTGAAGCGCTTCTTCGCGGGAGACCCCGCGGCGGGCGCCACCATGGCGGGCTTCTTCCCCGTGATGATGTTCGGGCTGCCGGCCGCCTGCCTCGCCATGTACCACGCCGCGCCGAAGCACAACCGCGCCAAGGTGGGCGGCGTGCTGATGTCCATCGCGCTGACGTCGTTCCTGACGGGCGTCACCGAGCCGGTCGAGTTCGCCTTCATGTTCCTCGCGCCGCCGCTCTACCTGCTGCACGCGGTGCTCACGGGCCTGTCCGCCGTCATCATGGACGCGCTCAACGTGAAGCTCGGCTTCGGGTTCTCGGCGGGTCTGTTCGACTACGTGCTGAACTACGGCAAGGCGACGAACCCCATCCTCCTGCTGCCCATCGGCGCCGTGTACGCCGTCACCTACTACGCCGTGTTCCGCGTCTGCATCGCCAAGTTCAACCTGAAGACGCTGGGCCGTGAGGACGAGGAAGTCCCCGCGGTCTCCCCGGTGGGACTCCCGGTGGGGCCCGGCCTGCCGGCCCCCGCGCTGAGCCGGGGTGGCTCGTACCTGAAGGCCCTGGGCGGCGCCGCCAACGTCCAGACCGTCGACTCCTGCACGACGCGGCTGCGGCTGACCGTGGCGGACAATGCCCGCGTCGACGAGGGCGCGCTCAAGGCGCTCGGCGCGCGGGGCGTCATCCGCCCGGCCCCCGGCAGCGTCCAGGTCATCATCGGGCCGCTCGCCGAGCAGGTGGCCAACGAAGTCCAAGAGGCGCTGCGCGGCGGCGTGTCCGCGCCCGCCGCCGGTGCCAGCGCCGAGAAGACGCTGGCGCACGCCATGCTCCGGGCCCTGGGAGGGCGCGCCAACATCCAGGAGATCGGCACCTGCACCACCCGCCTGCGGCTGGTCGTCGTCGACAACGCGCTCGTCGATGAGAGCGCCTTGAAGGAACTCGGAACCCGGGGCGTGGTGAAGCCCTCCCCGGGCTCGGTGCAGGTCATCATTGGCCCCACCGCCGAGCGGGTGGCCGATGAGCTCCGGTTGCTGATCGCTTAA
- a CDS encoding family 20 glycosylhydrolase gives MKRLLMSLPLAAMLASGCSDSDDEKTPTPPTPEPTRQPQLAVQFEPVDHSVGSWQFFRATFTLENTGTAELPSTGWKLYFSLVRHILEDGKGDATGTQELAKQGVRITPAGKAQSGDYYVMEPVEGFRPIAPGEKREISVLISDWAIMKADAPSGFHITLDGQEPNTAIAVTSTVKIDINNPKHTTRFEDDALPVQTPTLRYDENPSAQTLELKSRLLPTPRKVEAGTGELALSGNVVISHPAELRGEAAYLVAALGDVLNASITAQTSTGNEQIALSIDPNLDVTGDGTRDAEGYQLEVQDGRVKITGADAAGVFYGIQTLRQLIPAQAYQAAVQRANRPTSINLPVARIADAPGFAYRGMQLDVGRHFQSKETVKKLIDVISHFKINKFNLHLTDDEGWRLETPGLPELTSYGARRGFDLEELEMLHTAFGSGNDLQDGDLIRQKPASPEKANAGVRPSYQGFETATLNFVGKGNGYYTTTDFEEILRYAAERHIEVIPEIDMPGHARAAVKAMEYRYRKLKDLDPAQAAAYRLIDPDDTSKHKSVQGYTDNFVNPCLETTYAFLTKVATEIKARYDAAGVPLKTIHAGGDELPALNPHVWWQGSPLCKANAATKDMTDHQLFNQFFSRWSQIITATGAKVTGWDDIIHNGLTLPGFMPMPWSNVWGWGREDDAYKYANQGYKVILSHSTNLYMDLAYNKDPDEPGYYWANFVDEKKTFEYRPFDIYANATHNRMGVPFKPSDWDGKERLTAEGKKNILGMQGLLWAENLKTPEVMEYLAFPKVLGVAERAWNPELPDVSQMPALWGQFTNSLGQHVLPRLGAYRPVDLRDELPDAVGVNYRIPLPGARLMDGKLHANVRYPGMTLEYSVDGGKTWTAYTEPVTASAGVQLRTRAADGRASRVTTL, from the coding sequence ATGAAGCGGCTCCTGATGTCCCTGCCCCTCGCGGCGATGCTTGCCTCGGGATGTTCTGACTCGGATGACGAGAAGACCCCCACCCCCCCCACCCCCGAGCCCACCCGCCAGCCCCAGCTCGCCGTGCAGTTCGAGCCCGTGGACCACTCGGTGGGCAGCTGGCAGTTCTTCCGCGCCACCTTCACCCTGGAGAACACCGGCACCGCGGAGCTGCCCAGCACCGGCTGGAAGCTCTACTTCAGCCTCGTCCGCCACATCCTCGAGGACGGCAAGGGCGACGCGACGGGCACCCAGGAGCTCGCCAAGCAGGGCGTCCGCATCACCCCCGCGGGCAAGGCCCAGAGCGGTGACTACTACGTGATGGAGCCCGTCGAGGGCTTCCGGCCCATCGCCCCGGGCGAGAAGCGCGAGATCAGCGTGCTGATCAGCGACTGGGCCATCATGAAGGCGGATGCCCCCTCCGGCTTCCACATCACCCTCGATGGCCAGGAGCCCAACACGGCGATCGCCGTGACTTCCACGGTCAAGATCGACATCAACAACCCGAAGCACACCACGCGCTTCGAGGACGACGCCCTGCCGGTGCAGACCCCCACCCTGCGCTACGACGAGAACCCCTCGGCGCAGACCCTGGAGCTCAAGTCCCGGCTCCTGCCCACCCCGCGCAAGGTCGAGGCGGGCACGGGCGAGCTGGCGCTCAGCGGCAATGTCGTCATCAGCCACCCGGCCGAGCTCCGGGGCGAGGCGGCCTACCTCGTGGCCGCCCTGGGAGACGTGCTGAACGCCTCCATCACCGCCCAGACGTCCACCGGCAACGAGCAGATCGCCCTGAGCATCGATCCCAACCTCGATGTCACCGGCGACGGCACCCGGGACGCGGAGGGCTACCAGCTCGAAGTCCAGGACGGCCGGGTGAAGATCACCGGCGCGGACGCGGCGGGCGTGTTCTACGGCATCCAGACGCTCCGCCAGCTCATCCCCGCCCAGGCCTACCAGGCGGCGGTGCAGCGGGCCAACCGCCCCACGTCCATCAACCTCCCCGTGGCGCGCATCGCCGATGCGCCGGGGTTCGCCTACCGCGGCATGCAGCTGGACGTGGGCCGCCACTTCCAGTCCAAGGAGACCGTCAAGAAGCTGATCGACGTCATCTCCCACTTCAAGATCAACAAGTTCAACCTCCACCTAACGGACGACGAGGGGTGGCGGCTGGAGACCCCGGGGCTCCCCGAGCTGACGAGCTACGGCGCCCGCCGGGGCTTTGATCTCGAGGAGCTGGAGATGCTCCACACGGCGTTCGGCTCCGGAAATGATCTCCAGGACGGAGACCTCATCCGCCAGAAGCCGGCCTCGCCGGAGAAGGCCAACGCCGGGGTCCGGCCCAGCTACCAGGGCTTCGAGACGGCCACGCTCAACTTCGTGGGCAAGGGCAATGGGTACTACACCACCACGGACTTCGAGGAGATCCTCCGGTACGCCGCCGAGCGGCACATCGAGGTCATCCCCGAGATCGACATGCCGGGCCACGCCCGGGCGGCCGTCAAGGCCATGGAGTACCGCTACCGCAAGCTCAAGGACCTGGATCCCGCGCAGGCGGCCGCCTACCGGCTGATCGACCCGGACGACACCTCCAAGCACAAGAGCGTCCAGGGCTACACGGACAACTTCGTCAACCCGTGCCTGGAGACCACCTACGCCTTCCTGACCAAGGTGGCCACGGAGATCAAGGCGCGCTACGACGCGGCCGGCGTCCCGCTGAAGACGATCCACGCCGGTGGCGACGAGCTGCCCGCGCTCAACCCCCACGTCTGGTGGCAGGGCTCGCCGCTGTGCAAGGCGAACGCCGCGACCAAGGACATGACGGACCACCAGCTCTTCAACCAGTTCTTCTCGCGCTGGAGCCAGATCATCACCGCCACGGGCGCGAAGGTGACGGGCTGGGACGACATCATCCACAACGGGCTCACCCTGCCCGGCTTCATGCCGATGCCGTGGAGCAACGTGTGGGGCTGGGGCCGCGAGGACGACGCGTACAAGTACGCCAACCAGGGCTACAAGGTCATCCTGTCCCACTCGACGAACCTCTACATGGACCTGGCCTACAACAAGGATCCGGACGAGCCCGGCTACTACTGGGCCAACTTCGTCGACGAGAAGAAGACCTTCGAGTACCGGCCGTTCGACATCTACGCCAACGCCACCCACAACCGCATGGGCGTGCCGTTCAAGCCCTCCGACTGGGACGGCAAGGAGCGCCTGACGGCCGAGGGCAAGAAGAACATCCTCGGCATGCAGGGGCTGCTCTGGGCCGAGAACCTGAAGACGCCCGAGGTGATGGAGTACCTGGCCTTCCCGAAGGTGCTCGGCGTCGCCGAGCGCGCCTGGAACCCGGAGCTGCCGGACGTGAGCCAGATGCCCGCCCTGTGGGGCCAGTTCACCAACAGCCTCGGCCAGCACGTGCTGCCGCGCCTGGGGGCCTACCGCCCGGTGGACCTGCGTGACGAGCTGCCCGACGCGGTGGGGGTGAACTACCGCATCCCGCTGCCGGGCGCGCGCCTCATGGACGGGAAGCTGCACGCCAACGTGCGCTACCCGGGCATGACCCTCGAGTACTCGGTGGATGGGGGCAAGACCTGGACGGCGTACACGGAGCCCGTGACGGCCTCCGCCGGTGTGCAGCTGCGCACGCGGGCCGCCGACGGCCGCGCCAGCCGCGTCACCACCCTGTAG
- a CDS encoding RNA polymerase sigma factor: MRAVVARHRAATESLLAQLLPRVRNKVRYSLHCDSEVDDITQEALMAIVRGLPSYRGDGAFESWVDRVAGRVAFAASSRVRAERSQLNLEDDSAGLNSLPEEAPSSEDCLLRRQFAKLLEQLSDEQRRVLVLHHVQDMSVPEMAEQLGVPFETVRSRLRLGRAHLRALFLAQYGEEAEP; the protein is encoded by the coding sequence ATGCGTGCTGTCGTGGCCAGGCACCGGGCCGCGACCGAATCCCTGCTCGCGCAGCTCCTCCCGCGGGTTCGGAACAAGGTCCGCTACTCACTTCACTGTGACTCGGAAGTGGATGACATCACCCAGGAAGCCCTGATGGCCATCGTGCGCGGGCTGCCCTCCTACCGCGGCGACGGGGCCTTCGAGTCCTGGGTGGACCGGGTGGCGGGCCGGGTGGCCTTCGCCGCCTCCAGCCGGGTCCGCGCCGAGCGCAGCCAGCTCAACCTGGAGGACGACAGCGCCGGGCTGAACTCCCTGCCGGAGGAGGCGCCCTCCTCGGAGGACTGCCTGCTGCGCCGCCAGTTCGCCAAGCTGCTGGAGCAGCTCTCCGACGAGCAGCGCCGGGTGCTGGTGCTGCACCACGTGCAGGACATGAGCGTCCCGGAGATGGCCGAGCAGCTCGGGGTCCCCTTCGAGACGGTCCGCAGCCGGCTCCGCCTGGGAAGGGCCCACCTCCGGGCGCTCTTCCTCGCCCAGTACGGCGAGGAAGCCGAGCCCTGA